A single Xiphias gladius isolate SHS-SW01 ecotype Sanya breed wild chromosome 18, ASM1685928v1, whole genome shotgun sequence DNA region contains:
- the LOC120803505 gene encoding mitochondrial glutamate carrier 1-like isoform X1: MAQQQQISLPAKLINGGIAGMVGVTCVFPIDLAKTRLQNQRSGQQLYKNMMDCLIKTVKSEGYFGMYRGAAVNLTLVTPEKAIKLAANDFFRHQLSKDGSRLTVFKEMLAGCCAGMCQVIVTTPMEMLKIQLQDAGRLAAQQRVMPSVVTTLKIAGTSAVLSRSYNTTPAPQVIRVSATQITRDLLRTNGVTGLYRGLGATLMRDIPFSVVYFPLFAHLHQLGQHSSEDPSVPFYWSFMSGCLAGCVAAVTVSPCDVIKTRLQSLKKGANEETYNGVVDCVRKILRKEGPGAFLKGASCRALVIAPLFGIAQVVYFVGVGEFLLGYTPYNIYSA; this comes from the exons ATGGCCCAGCAACAGCAGATTAG CCTCCCAGCCAAACTGATCAATGGAGGGATTGCAGGCATGGTAGGAGTCACCTGTGTGTTTCCAATTGACCTGGCCAAGACCCGCTTGCAGAACCAGCGCAGCGGGCAGCAACTCTACAAGAACAT gatgGATTGCCTGATAAAGACAGTCAAATCTGAAGGCTACTTTGGCATGTATAGAG GTGCTGCAGTAAATCTCACCCTCGTAACCCCAGAGAAGGCCATCAAGCTAGCTGCTAATGACTTCTTCCGCCACCAGTTGAGCAAGGATGG TAGCAGGTTAACAGTGTTCAAGGAGATGTTGGCAGGATGCTGTGCAGGAATGTGCCAGGTCATTGTCACCACACCCATGGAGATGCTCAAGATCCAGCTGCAGGATGCTGGCAGGCTAG CGGCCCAGCAGAGGGTGATGCCTAGTGTGGTAACGACTCTGAAGATAGCGGGGACCAGTGCTGTTCTTAGCCGTTCTTACAACACCACCCCTGCGCCTCAAGTCATACGAGTGTCTGCCACACAGATCACTAGAGACCTGCTGAGGACCAACGGAGTCACGGGACTGTACAGGGGACTCGGGGCCACATTGATGAG GGACATCCCGTTCTCCGTTGTGTACTTCCCTCTTTTCGCACATCTCCACCAGCTCGGTCAGCATTCATCTGAAGACCCATCTGTACCCTTCTATTGGTCCTTCATGTCTGGCTGCTTGGCTGGTTGTGTCGCTGCAGTGACTGTCAGCCCTTGTGACG TGATCAAAACAAGGCTACAATCACTCAAAAAAGGAGCTAATGAGGAAACCTACAATGGAGTGGTGGACTGTGTCAG AAAGATCCTGAGAAAGGAGGGGCCTGGAGCGTTCCTCAAGGGGGCCAGTTGCCGGGCCCTGGTAATTGCTCCACTCTTTGGCATTGCCCAGGTTGTGTACTTTGTAGGAGTTGGAGAGTTCCTGCTCGGGTACACGCCCTACAACATCTACTCTGCATAA
- the LOC120803505 gene encoding mitochondrial glutamate carrier 1-like isoform X2 — protein MAQQQQISLPAKLINGGIAGMVGVTCVFPIDLAKTRLQNQRSGQQLYKNMMDCLIKTVKSEGYFGMYRGAAVNLTLVTPEKAIKLAANDFFRHQLSKDGRLTVFKEMLAGCCAGMCQVIVTTPMEMLKIQLQDAGRLAAQQRVMPSVVTTLKIAGTSAVLSRSYNTTPAPQVIRVSATQITRDLLRTNGVTGLYRGLGATLMRDIPFSVVYFPLFAHLHQLGQHSSEDPSVPFYWSFMSGCLAGCVAAVTVSPCDVIKTRLQSLKKGANEETYNGVVDCVRKILRKEGPGAFLKGASCRALVIAPLFGIAQVVYFVGVGEFLLGYTPYNIYSA, from the exons ATGGCCCAGCAACAGCAGATTAG CCTCCCAGCCAAACTGATCAATGGAGGGATTGCAGGCATGGTAGGAGTCACCTGTGTGTTTCCAATTGACCTGGCCAAGACCCGCTTGCAGAACCAGCGCAGCGGGCAGCAACTCTACAAGAACAT gatgGATTGCCTGATAAAGACAGTCAAATCTGAAGGCTACTTTGGCATGTATAGAG GTGCTGCAGTAAATCTCACCCTCGTAACCCCAGAGAAGGCCATCAAGCTAGCTGCTAATGACTTCTTCCGCCACCAGTTGAGCAAGGATGG CAGGTTAACAGTGTTCAAGGAGATGTTGGCAGGATGCTGTGCAGGAATGTGCCAGGTCATTGTCACCACACCCATGGAGATGCTCAAGATCCAGCTGCAGGATGCTGGCAGGCTAG CGGCCCAGCAGAGGGTGATGCCTAGTGTGGTAACGACTCTGAAGATAGCGGGGACCAGTGCTGTTCTTAGCCGTTCTTACAACACCACCCCTGCGCCTCAAGTCATACGAGTGTCTGCCACACAGATCACTAGAGACCTGCTGAGGACCAACGGAGTCACGGGACTGTACAGGGGACTCGGGGCCACATTGATGAG GGACATCCCGTTCTCCGTTGTGTACTTCCCTCTTTTCGCACATCTCCACCAGCTCGGTCAGCATTCATCTGAAGACCCATCTGTACCCTTCTATTGGTCCTTCATGTCTGGCTGCTTGGCTGGTTGTGTCGCTGCAGTGACTGTCAGCCCTTGTGACG TGATCAAAACAAGGCTACAATCACTCAAAAAAGGAGCTAATGAGGAAACCTACAATGGAGTGGTGGACTGTGTCAG AAAGATCCTGAGAAAGGAGGGGCCTGGAGCGTTCCTCAAGGGGGCCAGTTGCCGGGCCCTGGTAATTGCTCCACTCTTTGGCATTGCCCAGGTTGTGTACTTTGTAGGAGTTGGAGAGTTCCTGCTCGGGTACACGCCCTACAACATCTACTCTGCATAA
- the LOC120803513 gene encoding follitropin subunit beta-like gives MNAPRCEFTASLTLSCRGSGEVWVRLFAAPYPKWKLWSCLVPGLEVRLSLMYKERQRGEVTAAPALARLSVLRMPLLVLKFMLLFALFGGTVCACVLRNYTLWIEKHDCAQCVAINTTMCSGYCYTQDTNLKGRFGRTFLIQHSCVPLSLAYRTASVPGCPQDVNPQLYYPAARRCSCRRCDARTHHCVRTSRISYDQCSMTPGSVKN, from the exons ATGAATGCACCGCGCTGCGAGTTCACAGCGTCCCTTACCTTGAGTTGTCGCGGCTCTGGAGAAGTGTGGGTGCGTTTGTTTGCAGCCCCCTATCCAAAATGGAAACTCTGGTCCTGCTTGGTACCTGGACTCGAAGTACGTCTCTCCCTGATGTACAAAGAGCGTCAGAGAGGTGAAGTAACCGCAGCCCCTGCTCTGGCACGACTGTCTGTTCTTCG CATGCCTTTGCTTGTGTTAAAATTCATGCTGCTGTTTGCGCTGTTCGGTGGGACAGTGTGTGCCTGCGTATTGAGGAATTATACCTTATGGATTGAGAAGCACGACTGTGCCCAGTGCGTGGCTATTAACACTACCATGTGCAGCGGCTACTGTTACACACAG GACACCAATTTGAAGGGACGGTTTGGGAGGACTTTCCTGATCCAGCATAGCTGTGTGCCTCTCTCCCTGGCGTACCGAACTGCCTCCGTTCCTGGGTGCCCTCAGGATGTCAACCCACAGCTGTATTATCCTGCGGCCCGCCGTTGCAGCTGTAGGCGCTGtgacgcacgcacacaccacTGTGTCCGCACCAGCCGAATCTCCTATGACCAGTGCTCTATGACGCCTGGCAGTGTGAAGAACTAG